One stretch of Xanthomonas sp. DAR 35659 DNA includes these proteins:
- the prmB gene encoding 50S ribosomal protein L3 N(5)-glutamine methyltransferase: MTADAAAELHTIIDLIRYGTSRFNAAGLSFGHSYDNALDEATQLVLHALHLPHDLGPAYGGARVTTPEKAQVLALFERRIAERIPAAYLTGEAWFAGLSFKSDARALVPRSPIAELIEAGFEPWLAGRPVERALDLCTGSGCIAIAMAHYNPNWQVDAVDISDDALSLAAENKERLLADNVELVKSDLFAGLGGRRYELIVTNPPYVTHAETDALPPEYAHEPELGLRAGDDGLDLALKILRDAPAHLSEDGLLICEVGESERALAQLLPEVDFAWVEFKVGQMGIFAVECAELVAHHARIAELAADR; encoded by the coding sequence ATGACTGCCGACGCGGCCGCCGAACTCCACACGATCATCGACCTGATCCGCTACGGCACCAGCCGTTTCAACGCCGCCGGGCTGAGCTTCGGCCACAGCTACGACAATGCCCTGGACGAGGCCACGCAACTGGTGCTGCACGCGCTGCACCTGCCGCACGACCTGGGCCCGGCCTACGGCGGCGCGCGCGTCACCACGCCGGAGAAGGCGCAGGTGCTGGCGCTGTTCGAACGCCGCATCGCCGAGCGCATCCCCGCCGCCTACCTCACCGGCGAGGCCTGGTTCGCCGGGCTCAGCTTCAAGAGCGACGCGCGCGCGCTGGTGCCGCGTTCGCCGATCGCCGAGCTGATCGAGGCCGGCTTCGAGCCGTGGCTGGCCGGCCGCCCGGTCGAGCGCGCGCTGGACCTGTGCACCGGTTCGGGCTGCATCGCCATCGCCATGGCGCACTACAACCCGAACTGGCAGGTGGACGCGGTCGACATCAGCGACGACGCGCTGAGCCTGGCGGCCGAGAACAAGGAACGGCTGCTGGCCGACAACGTCGAACTGGTCAAGTCCGACCTGTTCGCCGGGCTGGGCGGACGCCGCTACGAGCTGATCGTGACCAATCCGCCCTACGTCACCCATGCCGAGACCGACGCGCTGCCGCCGGAATACGCACACGAGCCGGAGCTGGGCCTGCGCGCGGGCGACGACGGCCTGGACCTGGCGCTGAAGATCCTGCGCGACGCGCCGGCGCACCTGAGCGAGGACGGCCTGCTGATCTGCGAGGTCGGCGAGTCCGAACGCGCGCTGGCGCAGCTGCTGCCGGAAGTGGACTTCGCCTGGGTCGAGTTCAAGGTCGGGCAGATGGGCATCTTCGCGGTGGAGTGCGCCGAACTGGTCGCGCATCACGCGCGCATCGCCGAACTGGCCGCGGACCGGTGA
- the aroC gene encoding chorismate synthase, with amino-acid sequence MSANSFGKLLTVTTFGESHGPAIGCVVDGCPPGLELDPGEFAHDLQRRATGKSRHTSARREADEIEILSGVYEGRTTGTPIGLLIRNTDQRSKDYTDIARQFRPGHADYSYWQKYGIRDPRGGGRSSARETTMRVAAGVIAKKWLAQRYGVRVRGYLSQLGPLLPQGFAWDAVEDNAFFWPHAPQVPELEAYMDALRKSGDSIGARVTVVADGVPAGWGEPIYGKLDGELAAAMMSINAVKGVEIGDGFAAVTQKGTEHRDLIAPDGFQSNHAGGVLGGIATGQPVVVSMAFKPTSSLRLPGATVDVDGQAVDVITTGRHDPCVGIRATPIAEAMMALVLMDQALRHRAQCGDVGTVTPRIPGGGDG; translated from the coding sequence ATGAGCGCGAACAGTTTCGGCAAGCTGCTGACCGTCACCACCTTCGGCGAATCGCACGGGCCGGCGATCGGCTGTGTGGTCGATGGCTGCCCGCCGGGCCTGGAACTGGACCCCGGCGAATTCGCCCACGACCTGCAGCGCCGCGCCACCGGCAAGAGCCGGCACACCTCGGCGCGGCGCGAGGCCGATGAGATCGAGATCCTGTCCGGGGTCTACGAAGGCCGCACCACCGGCACCCCGATCGGCCTGCTGATCCGCAACACCGACCAGCGCAGCAAGGACTACACCGACATCGCCCGGCAGTTCCGCCCCGGCCATGCCGACTACAGCTACTGGCAGAAGTACGGCATCCGCGATCCGCGCGGTGGCGGGCGTTCGTCCGCGCGCGAGACCACCATGCGCGTGGCCGCCGGCGTGATCGCCAAGAAGTGGCTGGCGCAACGCTACGGCGTGCGCGTGCGCGGCTATCTGTCGCAGCTCGGGCCGCTGCTACCGCAGGGCTTCGCCTGGGACGCTGTGGAAGACAATGCGTTCTTCTGGCCGCATGCGCCGCAGGTGCCGGAGCTGGAGGCGTACATGGATGCGCTGCGCAAGTCCGGCGATTCGATCGGCGCGCGGGTCACCGTGGTCGCCGACGGCGTGCCGGCGGGCTGGGGCGAGCCGATCTACGGCAAGCTCGACGGCGAACTGGCCGCGGCGATGATGAGCATCAACGCGGTCAAGGGCGTGGAGATCGGCGATGGCTTCGCCGCGGTGACCCAGAAGGGCACCGAGCACCGCGACCTGATCGCGCCGGACGGCTTCCAGTCCAACCATGCCGGCGGCGTGCTCGGCGGCATCGCCACCGGCCAGCCCGTCGTCGTCTCGATGGCGTTCAAGCCGACTTCCAGCCTGCGCCTGCCCGGCGCCACGGTGGACGTGGATGGGCAGGCGGTGGACGTGATCACCACCGGCCGCCACGACCCCTGTGTCGGCATCCGCGCCACCCCGATCGCCGAGGCGATGATGGCGCTGGTGCTGATGGACCAGGCGCTGCGCCACCGAGCGCAATGTGGCGACGTGGGCACTGTGACGCCGCGCATCCCGGGCGGTGGCGATGGTTGA